CGAGCAGTCTGCCGGGTTCGTCCAGCATTCGCCGCCTGCTCGCGGCAGACGGATGCAGGCCGAATCCGGCTCGCAGGCCGGAATACCAGGTCGACTCTGGCGGATCACCGAGCTGTCTGCGGAGCTCGACCGGGAACTTCCGCCCGGCCCGCAGATCGGCGTAGTACTCGCGCGCCCGCAGCAGTCCGTTGCGTATCACGAGCGTCGATCCCAGCAACGCGACGATGCGCCAGCCGTAGACGAGGACGCTACCCCGATCTCCGGTCACGAGTTCGACCAGCATCCAGCAACCGAACGGGATGCCACCGAGCAGCACCAGCAGCCGCCACGTCCAGACGGCGACATAGGCGGGATCGAGATCGCGATTGCGGATGTGGGCCAATTCGTGTGAGACCACCGCGTCCACCGCGCCGTCGTCGGCCCCGCGCTGCCATCGCCGCACGAGACCGCGGCTCAGGACGATATAGCGCCGCCCGTACCGGCCGAAGGCCCGGCCACCGACGCGGTAGTCGACCGGATCGAGCAGGAACCGCACGTCGGTGTCCGCGGCCAGAGAGGTCAGTTTCGAGGCCAGCGTGGGGAATTCGCCGACGGGGAACGCGATCAACCTGCGCCACCGGATATGCCGTGACGGCCACAGCCAGTAGGCCAGCGCCGTGCAGACTCCCAGCACGACGACGGCGAGCATCGCGATCAGCGCCGCGGTCGCGCCGACCCGGCTGGAGCAGGACCCGACCGTCGCGGCGAAGGTGGCGCCGTCGGCCGGGGCGGCCTGCACGGCGCTATCGATCTCCGCCTCCGCCCCGCCGAGGGCGGTGACCAGCGCACGGACGCACTGCTCGGTCGCGAGCCGGTACGGCGTGCCGAGCACGGCGCCCGCGATCACCTGCCAGCAGTTCCACATGGTCGCCGCGGCGGCGAGAGCCAGTACCGCGAAACGCAGGGTCGTACCGGAACCGAACGCTTCCGGGGCGGGCCGCATCAGCGCGGCGGATCCTCCGGCGCGGCCAGCTCGCCGATGATCGCGCCCGCCAACAGATTCGCCTGCTGATCGGTCATCCCGTAGGCGAGGATCGCGCGCCGCGCGGCGTCCCGGGTGGTGTTGAGCTGCTCGGCGGTCAGGGGCTCCGACGGCACCGCTTCGCGACGCCGCCGCCATGGCAGCCGGCTGCGCAGACCGCGCGCGGTGCGTTTGCCGGAATATTCCAGCAGCGCGTCCACCGCGCCCTTGGTGGCGGCCAGCACCGCGACCGTCACGACCGCCTCCACCGCACCGACCCCGAAGCCGAGCAACTCGTCGGGACTCGGGCCACGCCTGCGCGCCGCGTACGCCGCGGCGGTGGCGTCGAACAACGGCAACTCCTCCGGCGCGTGCTCGGCGACGACCGACCGCGACACCGCCACGACGTCGATCGGTTCCGCATCCGCGATACTCAACGCACTACCCCCTCGGCGTCGGCTGTTGGTCGAGAACCATTCTGCACGACGGCAGTACCCGATCCTCGTGGCACGCTGTTCTCGCGGCAGGAGAGTCTCCACGCGGCGACTTCCGATAGCCTGCGTCGTCGACGAGGGGTGTGGGGGACGGCAGTCCGAGCTCGAAGACCAACAGCGACAACAGGATGAGTGGGCGACTCGTGCTAATCGACAGTTCTACCGGCCGGATGGTGGCGAGATCCGCGACCGCGGGCACCAGCGGCGACCGACCGGCGCGCGGCAGCGAGTACGCGGTGTTGTTGCGCCGAGTGCGCCATGCCGGGCTGCTGGATCGGCAGTCGCGGTATTACCTCTGGAAGAGCGCGGTCACCGTGGGGGCGTACGTGGCCGGGTGGGCGGCGTTCCTCGTCATCGGCAACTCGTGGTGGCAACTGGGCGTCGCCGCGTTCTTGGCGGTGGTGTTCGCGCAGATCGCCTTCCTCGGGCATGACGCCGGGCACCGGCAGATCTTCGCCGGTCGGCGGGCCAATTATTGGTACGGTGTGATCGCGGGCAATCTCGGTATCGGGGTGAGCATCGGCTGGTGGGTCAGCAATCACAATCGCCACCACGCACACCCCAACACCGAGGGTTCCGACCCCGACGTGATGGGGGTGCTGGCCCATTCCGGCGATCGAGCGCGGACCGGCAGAGGTTTCCGGCGGGTGATCTTCCGCTATCAAGCCTGGCTGTTCTTTCCGATGCTGTTGCTCGAGGCCGGCAGTCTGCACTTCGCGAGTGTGCGTGCGGTGCTGCGCTGGAAGATCCCCCACCGCGGCTGGGAGGCTGCGCTGTTGGCCGCGCACGCCGCCGGGTACCTCGCCGCGGTCTTGCTGGTCTTGCCGCCCGGTAAAGCGGTCGTCTTCATCGCTGTGCAGCAGGGCCTGTTCGGGTTCTACATGGGCTGCACCTTCGCACCCAACCACAAGGGGATGGAAGTGCTGGCCGAAGGCTCATCGGTCGACTTCCTCCGCCGTCAAGTGCTCACCTCCCGCAACGTCCGCGGCGGCCGACTCGTCGACGCCGCCCTCGGCGGGTTGAACTACCAGATCGAGCACCACCTGTTCCCGTCCATGCCGCGACCCAACCTGCGCCGGGCCAAGCCGATGGTCGAACAGTTCTGCGTCGAGCTCGAGCTGCCCTACTGCGAGACCAGCCTCCTCGACTCCTACCGCCGAGCACTGCACCACCTCGACACCGTCGGCCGGCTCGCCCGCCCGCTGCCTGCTGCCGTAGCCGGCAGTGCGGCAGCTGAACAGCGACGTGGCGGCTGAGCCTGGCTACCGCAGCCGGGGGAAGCATGCGGCACCCGGTGATCCCGACGGCCGGACGACAATGGGCCTTGCCGGTGTCGGCAAGGCCCATTTTCCGACCGCTCGATCCGCTATTGCGTCGGCACCGGTCCGCATTCCTTGGCCATCAAGTCGGGCAGGTGAGCCCATCCGGACGTGCAGCTCACGACCTCGCCGCCGTTCACCACGAACGGCTGCGTGATCTCTCCGCTCATCGGCGCGCCATTGGCTGCCGTGCAGTCCATGGCGCTTACCCTGCCCTCCCATACCGGCGAATGGGACGAACAGTTGTAGCTCCACATCTCCTGCGCGGAGACGGTCGGCGGGCAGAACAACAGCGCCGCCGCGGCGGCGAGGAAGGGGGGAAGGCCGAGACGAACGAGGCGTGTGGCATTCATGACGATCTCCTTGTCCTGGTTCCGTGCGGTCTGAATCGGTCACCGTCCCGGACGGGCTGTCCGAGCGGTCGCGAGCAGAAACTGCGTGGTTGCTCAGGAGAGAACGTGCACACTGCGAGTGGAACGATACGCAGGGGTCGCGGGGCCGGGCGCGGAATGCCGACGGCTGTGATCATCCGGATATGCGGCCGCCCATGGACGCCTCGAGCGACGCTTTTCGAACTCTACGTGCGGGTAACACCCGCACGCTATGTAGATATCTGGGATAAAGGTGCACACTACGCGAGACCGGGGCTCACAAGCCTCGCCCGATCGGGCCACTGCTGAGGAGAGGAAGGAACCGGCGAGTGTTCAGCCGCATAGCCATCGTGAACCGAGGAGAGGCCGCCATGCGCCTCATCCACGCCGTCCGAGATCTGGCTGCGGAGACCGCGCTGCCGATCGAAACCGTCGCGCTGCACACCGATGTGGACCGCAGCGCGACGTTCGTGCGGGAAGCCGATATCGCCTATGACCTGGGACCGGCCTCCGAGCGCCCGTACCTGGACCTCAAGGCGCTCGAACGCGCGCTGGTCTCCACCGGCGCGGATGCCGCCTGGGTCGGCTGGGGCTTCGTCGCGGAGGACCCGGCGTTCGCGGAGCTGTGCGAACAGATCGGCGTCACCTTCATCGGTCCCAGCCCGGAGGCCATGCGCAAGCTCGGCGACAAGATCGGCGCCAAGCTGATCGCCGAGGAGGTCGGGGTGCCGGTCGCACCCTGGAGCCGCGGCCCGGTCGAGACCGTGGACGCCGCGCTGGCGTCGGCCGCCGAGATCGGCTACCCGCTGATGCTCAAGGCCACCGCGGGCGGCGGCGGGCGCGGTATCCGGGTGATCACGAACGAGGCCGAACTCGTCGACGCCTACGAGCGCACCCGGCAGGAGGCCGCCCGGGCCTTCGGCAGTGGCGTGGTCTTCCTGGAACGGCTGGTCACCGGCGCCCGGCACGTCGAGGTCCAGGTCATCGCCGACGGCCAGGGGACCGCGTGGGCGCTGGGCGTCCGGGACTGCTCGGTGCAGCGGCGCAATCAGAAGATCATCGAGGAGTCCGCGTCGCCGGTGCTGCGCCCGGAGCAGGCCGCCGAGCTCAAAGCCTCGGCCGAGCGGCTGGCGATCGCGGTGGGCTATCGCGGGGCGGCGACCGTCGAGTTCCTCTACCACCCCGGTGACGAGCTGTTCGCGTTTCTCGAGGTCAACACCCGCCTGCAGGTGGAGCACCCGATCACCGAGTACACGACCGGTTTCGACCTCGTCCGCGCCCAGTTGCTGGTGGCTTCCGGAGGGAAGCTCGAGGGCGAACCCCCGGCCGAGCGCGGGCACGCCATCGAGGCCCGGCTCAACGCCGAGGATCCCGACCGCGACTTCGCGCCCGCCCCGGGCCGCATCGCGCGCCTCGACCTGCCGGCCGGCCCGGGCATCCGCGTCGACACCGGCGTCAGCGAGGGCGACACGATTCCCGCCGACTTCGACTCGATGATCGCCAAGATCATCGCCTACGGCCGTGACCGTGACGAAGCGCTGGGCAGGCTGCGCCGGGCGGTGGCACAGACCAGGGTGGTCATCGAGGGCGGCGCGACGAACAAGAGTTTCGTGCTCGACCTGCTCAATCAGCCCGAGGTGATCGACGCCAGCGCCGACACCGGCTGGATCGACCGCGTCCGCGGCGAGGGCAGACTGGTCTCGCACCGCCACTCGGCCGTCGCGCTGGCCGCCGCCGCCATCGATGCCTACGAGGAGGAAGAGCGCGTCCAGCGGCACCGGTTGCTTTCCACGGCCTCCGGCGGACGTCCTCAGGTGCAGCACGAGAGCGGCAGGCCGCTCGACTTGAAGCTGCGCGGCGCGGGCTACCGCGTGCGCGTCGCGCGCATCGGCGCCCATCGGTTCCGGATCGGGATCGAGGCGGGCGGTGATCTCCGCACCGCCGACGTCGATCTCGAGCGCTTCGATCGGCACACCGGGCACATCGTGGTCAATGGCACCCGCTACCGCTTGACCACCGGCACCCACGGGCCGATCCACCTGATCGACGTCGACGGCGTGACCCACCGGATCAGCCGCGACGAGGGCGGTGTGGTCCGCTCCCCCGCTCCCGCGCTGGTCGTCGCGACACCGCTGGAAGTCGGCGCCGAAGTCGAGGCGGGTGCGCCGGTGCTCGTGCTGGAGAGCATGAAGATGGAGACGGTGCTGCGCGCGCCGTTCCGCGCTCGGTTGAAGGAGTGCAGTGTCTCCGTCGGCACCCAGGTGGAGACCGGTGCGCCGCTGCTGCGGCTGGAGCCGCTCGCCGAGGACGACGAGGCCGAGGACACCGCGGTGACCGAGTCCGTGGAGCTGGACCTGCCCGGCGAGCCCGCGCACACCCAGCCGCACGAGCGCACCGCCCGCGGTCAGCAGGACTTGCGCAGTCTGCTGCTCGGCTTCGACGTCGACCCGCACGACGAGCGCCGGGTGCTCGACGATTACCTCACCGCACGCCGGGCCGCCATCGCGGACAACCGCAGGCCGCTGGCCGAGGAACTCGAGCTCGTGCAGGTGTTCGCCGACCTCGCCGAACTGACCCACAACTGGTCGTGGGACGAGGACGGTGGCCAAGGCCACGTGCACAGCGCCCGCGAATACTTCCACACCTACCTGCAGAGCCTCGACGTGGAGCGGGCCGGGCTGCCGGAGTCGTATCGGACCAAACTCGCAAAGGCGCTCGAGCACTACGGGGTCACCGATCTGGAGCGCACCCCCGACCTCGAAGCCGCGGTCTTCCGGATCTTCCTCGCCCAGCAACGCCCGTCCGACACCGTCGAGGTCATCACCACACTGCTGCGCGAGTGGCTGCAGGAGCCGGTGCCGGACCGGGCGCTGCGCGAGCCCGTCGGTCTCGTGCTGGAGCGGCTCGTGGCCACGACGCAGGTGCGTTTCCCCGTCATCGCCGACCTCACCCGCGGTCTGGTGTTCGCCTGGTACGGCCAGCCGTTGCTGCGGCGCAATCGGGCCCGCGTCTACACCAACGTCCGCAGGCACCTGCGGCATCTGGACGCGAACCCGGGCGCCCCGGATCGGGCCGAGCGCATCTCCGACATGGTGCGCAGCACCGAACCGCTGGTGCGACTGCTCGGCCAGCGCCTGGAACGCGGCTACCCGGACCACACGGTCATGCTGGAGGTGCTCACCCGCCGGTACTACGGCAACAAGGGCCTCACCGACGTTCGCACCCATGAGGAGGGCGGCTGCACGTTCGTGATCGCCGAGCGGGGCGGCTCGAGCCTGGTGTCCACCGCGGTGCGCTTCGACGCGCTCGACACCGCACTGCGCGGGCTCGCCGAGCTGGCCGCCGGCGCCGTGTCCATCGACGCCGACATCTATCTCAGCTGGGAGAAGCAGCCCGGCGACTTCGACGCGATGGCGGCGGAGCTGCACGAGATCATCGGCACCCGCCAGTGGCCGAATCAGGTGCACCGCATCACCGCCACGGTCGCGGGCAGCGGCGGCGCGGTGATGCACCACCACTTCACCTTCCGCCCGTCGGCCACCGGCATGGTCGAGGAGCGGCTGATCCGCGGCCTGCACCCCTACATCGCGCAGCGGATGCAGATGGAGCGACTGCGCAAGTTCGACCTCACCCGGCTGCCGTCATCGGACGACGAGGAGGTCTACCTGTTCCGGTGCGTCGCGAAGGAGAACCCCGCCGACGACCGCCTCATCGCGTTCGCCCAGGTGCGCGACCTCGCGGCCTTGCGCGAGCACGACGGCAGGCTGCTCGCGCTGCCCACGGCGGAAAGCACCATCGCCACCTGCGTGGACTCGATCCGCCGGGCACAGTCGCGGCGACCGTCGGCGAAACGCTTCAACACCAACCGCATCGTGATGTACATCTGGCCGCCGATCGACGTCACCCGCGCCGAGCTGGAGATGCTCGGCGGGCACGTGCTGCCGACCGCCGCGGGCGCCGGGCTGGAGGAGATCCTGCTCATCGCGCGGCAGCGGGACCCGCAGACCGGCGAGCTGACCAAGATCGCCGTGCGCATCTCCTTCGGCGCCACCGGCGCCCCCGAGGTGAGTGTCGGCGAGCCGTCCGACGAGCCGGTCGAGCCGCTGGACGAGTACCGGCAGAAGGTGCTGCGGGCCAGCAGCCGCAACACGGTGTACCCCTACGAATTGACCGCGCGGCTCGGTGATTTCGCCGAGTACGACCTCGATGACGACCACACACTGGTGCCGGTCGACCGGCCCAAGGGGCGCAACACCGCGGCGATCGTCGCGGGCGTGGTCACCACGCCGACCGAGCGGCATCCGGAGGGTGTCACCCGGGTGGTGCTGCTCGGTGATCCGACGAAGTCGCTGGGCGCGCTGTCGGAACCCGAGTGCCGCCGCGTGATCGCCGCGCTGGACCTCGCCGAACGCATGCAGGTGCCGCTGGAGTGGTACGCGCTGTCGTCCGGCGCCCGCATCTCCATGAAGTCCGGCACGGAGAACATGGACTGGGTGGCGGCGGCGCTCAAGCGCATCGTCGAGTTCACCCAGGACGGCGGTGAGATCAACATCGTGGTCGCGGGCATCAATGTCGGTGCGCAGCCGTACTGGAACGCCGAGGCCACGATGCTCATGCACACCAAGGGCATCCTGGTGATGACGCCGGACTCCGCGATGGTGCTCACCGGCAAGCAGGCGCTCGACTTCTCCGGTGGCGTGTCGGCCGAGGACAACTTCGGCATCGGTGGCTACGACCGGGTGATGGGTCCCAATGGCCAGGCGCAGTACTGGGCGCCGAACCTGACCGCCGCGCAGGACGTGCTGATGTCGCACTACGACCACACCTACATCGCTCCCGGCGAGCAGGGGCCGCGGCGATCGCGGACCAGCGACCCGATCGATCGCGACGTCTCCGACTTCCCGCACGTCGCGGCGGACAGCGACTTCACGACGGTCGGCGAGATCTTCTCCGCCGCCAAGAACCGGGATCGCAAGAAGCCGTTCGACATCCGGACCGTGATGCGGGCGCTCTCCGACCAGGATCACCCGGTGCTGGAACGCTGGGCGGGCATGGCCGACGCCGAGACCGCGGTGGTGCAGGACGCGCACCTCGGCGGCATCCCGGTGTGCCTGCTCGGCATCGAGTCGCGGGGGGTGCCGCGGCGCGGCTTCCCGTCCACCGACGGCCCGGACACCTACACCGCGGGCACGCTGTTCCCGCGGTCGTCGAAGAAGGCCGCGCGGGCGATCAACGCGGCCAGCGGCAATCGGCCGCTGGTGGTCCTGGCGAATCTGTCCGGCTTCGACGGCTCGCCCGAGTCGATGCGGAAGCTGCAGCTCGAGTACGGCGCCGAGATCGGGCGTGCGGTCGTCAACTTCCGCGGCCCCATCGTGTTCTGCGTGATCTCCCGGTACCACGGCGGCGCGTTCGTGGTGTTCTCGAAGGCGCTGAACCCGAACATGACGGTGCTCGCGGTGGAAGGCTCGTTCGCCTCGGTGCTCGGCGGCGCCCCGGCCGCCGCGGTGGTGTTCGCCAGTGAGGTCGACACCCGCACCGCGGCCGATCCGCGGGTACGGGACCTGGAAGCGCGCGCCGCGAACGCGTCCGGCACCGAGCGCGCGTCCCTGACCGCGGAACTCGACGAGCTCCGGTCCTCGGTCCGGACGGAGAAGCTCGCCGATGTGGCCGCGGAATTCGACCGCGTGCACGATATCCGGCGGGCGGTCGAGGTCGGTTCGGTCGACGCTGTCATCCGCGCCTCCGAACTGCGCCCGCGCATCATCGAGGCTATCGAGGCGCATCTGGCGGGGTGATCCGCCCCGCCGCGGTCCGTCACGTCCGGCGAGTCCCCACCTTCTGCGTGGGGACTCGCCGGACGCACGGTCGGCGATGAGCGTTGTCAGCCCACGTAGCGGGCCGCCCGGCTACTGGTGCAGATTGCGGTCGAACAGGGCCAGCAGTTCGCGGTAATGCCGCTCGGCGGCCTCGGGGTCGTGGGCGGAGGTATCGGCCTGGGTGTAGCCGTGCTGAGCTCCCTCGTAGACCTCGGTGCGGTGGCGGACGCCCGCGGCCTCGAGTGCCTTGTCGAACTGGGCGATGTGTTCCGCGGTCATGTGGTGGTCCTCGCCCGCATGGGCGAAATACAGCTCCGCCGTGATGTTTCCGACGGTCAGGTGCGGACTGTCCGGAGTGTCGGTGACCAGCGGCCCGCCATGGAATCCGGCCACCGCCGCAACTCGGCCGGGGAACATGGCCGCGATCAGCACCGCCAGCCGCGCCCCCATGCAGTAGCCGGTGAGGCCGACTTTGCCCTCGGTGACCTGCGGTGACGCTGCCAGCCAGTCGAGGTACGCGCCGGCATCCGAACGCAGGAGTTCCGGTGTGAGCTCGCGGATCATCGGGAAGACCTGCTGGAAGATCTCCGGCCGCTCCGCCGGGTCGATGAAGTCCGGCAGCTCGATCACCGGCGCACGCCCGTGCCGGTAATACGCATTCGGCAACAGGACGGTGTAGCCGTGGGCGGCGATACGATCGGCCAGCGACCGCAGGCTGGGTCGCAGTCCGAAACCGTCCTGAATCACCAGCACTCCCGGATGGGCGGCGCCATCGTCGGGGTAGGCGACATACGCGTCGGCGACACCATCGGGCGTCGGGACGTCGACCGACATGCCGTGCACTGCGGTCATCGATGAATCCTCCTGTCGGGTCGAGCTTTTCGAACCTACCGCATGCGGCGTCGGCCGATCCCACGCACCGGTGGGCACGGACGATGCGCGAATCAGCGTGCGTCGGTCCCGGTCAGCACGCGGGAGTCGGCCGCGTCGTCCAGTCGCGCGACCTGCGGGTAGGTCGGATACTCGATGCCCGAGATGTACTGCACCGTCCGCACCACCTGGCACGAGTAACCGAATTCGTTGTCGTACCAGACATACAGAATCGCGGTGTCGTCCTCGACGATCGTGGCGTTGGCATCGATGATCGACGCCGCGCGCGAGCCGATGAAATCGCTGGAGACCACGTCGGTGGCGGCGGTGTAATCGAGGTTTCGGCTCAACGGCCCGGCGAGCGAAACGCGACGCAGGTACTCGAGCACGTCGCTCTTCGTCGTCTTGCGCTCGAGCTGCAGGTTCAGGATCGCGACCGATACGTCCGGGGTGGGCACGCGAATCGAGTTGCCGGTGATCTTGGCCTTCAGATCCGGCAGAGCCTTCGCCACCGCGGAGGCTGCGCCGGTCTCGGTCAGCACGAGATTGAACGGCGCGGAACGGCCGCGACGGTCCGCCTTGTGATAGTTGTCCAGCAGGTTCTGGTCGTTGGTGAACGAGTGCACCGTCTCCACGTGGCCCCGGATGATGCCGTATTCGTCGTCCATGGCCTTGAGTGGCGGGACGATCGCGTTGGTCGTGCACGAGGCGCACGAGAAGATCCGCTGCGACAGGTCCAGGCCGCGGTGGTTGACGCCGTGCACGATGTTCGGGACATCGCCCTTACCGGGCGCGGTGAGCACCACCTTCGCGATACCGGGGCGCAGATGCTGCGCGAGCCCCTCACGGTCACGCCACTTACCGGTGTTGTCGATCAGGATCGCGTCGGTTATCCCGTACGCGGTGTAGTCGATCGTCGTCGGATCGTCGCTGTAGATGAATTTGATCACGTTGCCGTTCGCGGTGATCGTGTCGTTGCCGGTGTCGACCTTGATCGTGCCGTTGAAGTGGCCGTGCACCGAATCCCTGCGAAGCAGCGACGCGCGCTTGGCCAGATCGTCGGGCCCTCCCCTGCGCACGACGACCGCACGCAGGTTCAGCCCGTTGCCGGACCCGGCCTTCTCGATGAGCAGGCGCGTGACCAGCCGACCGATGCGGCCGAAGCCGTAGAGCACGACGTCTCTCGGGCCCGGTGACTGCGCTTTGTTGCCGTCGGTCACGTCGGCCAGCACGGCCGCGGTGAACTCGCGGATCGAGAGGCCGCGATCGTCGGCGCGATAGGACATGACCAACTGACCGAGATCGATCTTGCACGGTCCGAGATCCAGTTCGCTGAGCACTTGCAGGAAGGGCAGGGTCTCGTCGACCGACAACTCTTCGCCCTCGATCTGCCGCGCGAAACGATGCGTCCGCAGGATGCTGATCACCGATTTGTTCACCAGCGACCGGCTGTGCAGCAGGATCGTGACGCCCTTCCTTCGATACAACGTGCCGATGATGGGAATCATCGCCTCAGCGGCGGCTTCCTGGGCGTTCCAGCGGTCAAGGTGTTCGGTAGCCAACGCACGTCCTCGCATTTTCTCGATTTGCTCGCGAATCGATGCTAGTGAGGGCCGTGATATCACCGAGGCCGGATACCCACCGGTGAGGTCGCGTCAGTTGGGGCGGCGGAACCGGATCAGGGCCGTGCCGCCGAGGACCATGCCGACCAGCCCGACCGTCATGGCCACGACGCCCCCGCCGAGACCGTTGCCGGTGCCGAGACCACCGTCGGCGGTGAGCACGACGAACCCGCCGACGACAATGCCGGTCAGACCGGCGACGGCGGCGATGACGGCGTCACTCGCCCGGGTGCCGAACCGACCGACGCGGGCCACGGCCAGCGCACCGACCACCACCCCCAGCACGGCGATCAATGCCGCTGCACTGCCTGCGAGACGACCGGCGCTCAGTGTTGTGACCGCGGCGGCAGCCGGCTGTGCCGATGCGTGCGCGGTCGCCGGGCTGACGAGTGCGAACGCTGCGAGCAGGGCTGCGGCGGAGAGAGGACGATGAACGGACACGAGGTGCTCCTTTTCCTGAATACCGACTTCGCCTCGATCATGTCCGTCGGAGCCGCCCGGGTCGTCCAGCGCAAGGAGACATTTCGTACTGCCCCCGATGTCGTATCCGACTACCTCGGACGTCGTGGCGGCCTGCCGGAGTACTGCGAACGCGGTAGGCGATAGATCATGCGTGCGTAGGAGTCCTCGGCGTGCGGATCCCGCTAGGGTGCACGCATGAGCAGGGAGCGGATCGCGGACTGGGCGATTGCCGTCGGCGTGGCCGCGATCCTGTTGTCCACCGGGCTGTCCCGGCAGCACTCACCCACGGATCTCGACCCGCTGGGCTACGCGTCGCTGGTCGGCGGCGGGCTGGCGCTGGCCGCGCGCCGATGGGCTCCGGTCGCCGTGCTGGTCATCACGGGGGCGTGCGCGCTGGGTTACCAAGCTGTCGGTTTCGACGTGCCTGCGGTCGCGTATCTGTTCGCCGTCTACGCCGCTGTGCGGGCGGGACATCGGATGATCGCGGCGGGGTCAGCGGTGATTTTGCTGGCGGGTCTGCCGCTCGCGGCGCTGGCCTCCCTGCACGACGTGGACGCGGCGTTCGCGCAAGCCAGAGGAGCCCTCGAACTGGCCTGGCTGATCGCGGCCGGTGCGGCGGGGGAAGCGCTGCGGCAAGCCGAACGGCGGGCCGACGAAGCCGAGCGCACCCGCGAGGAGACCGCGCGGCGGCGCGCCGGCGAAGAGCGACTGCACATCGCACGGGAACTGCACGATTCGCTCACCCATCAGATCTCGGTGATCAAGCTGCAGGCGGAGGTCGCCGTTCATCTGGCGCACAAGCGGGGGGAACCGGCGCCGGAGGCCCTGCTCGCGATCCGCGAGGCCGGTCGCGAGGCGGCGCGAGAACTCCGGGCGACGCTGCGGGCGCTGCGCGACGACGGTGAAACCCTCGGGCACGGACTCGATGACGTCCCGGACCTGGTGGACCGTTCCCGGCTGACCGGATTGGACGCCACGCTGACGGTCGAGGGACAACGGCCGGCCCTGCCTACGGCGGTCGACCGGACGGCCTACCGGATCGTTCAGGAGTCGCTGACCAACATCGCCCGGCACGCGGGCGCGGCGACGGCGTCGGTCCGGATCGGCTACCGCCCCGACGCGCTGGTCATCCAGGTCGACGACGACGGGAAAGCCACGCCCGGCGCCGCTGCGGTGCCGGGCGTCGGGCTGCTCGGCATGCACGAACGAGTCACCGCCCTCGGCGGGCGACTGCGGGCGTCGCCGCGCAGCGCGGGCGGGTTCACCGTCCACGCCGAACTTCCCGTGGACCGACCGTCATGATTCGTGTGCTGCTCGTCGACGACCAGCCGCTCATCCGCAGCGGATTCCGTGCGCTGCTGGACGCCGAGGACGACATCGAGGTGGTGGCCGAGGCCGCGGACGGCCGCGAGGGGGTGGCGCTGGCCGCACAGCATCTGCCCGACGTCGCGCTCATCGATGTCCGGATGCCGGTCGCCGACGGTATCGAAGCGACACGGCGCATCGCCGCGGACCCTGCGCTCGCCGGGGTGCACGTCGTCATCCTGACCAACTACGGCTCGGACGAACACGTCTTCCACGCGCTGCGAGCCGGGGCCGCTGGATTCCTCGTCAAGGACATCCAGCCGGAGGACTTCCTGCACGCCGTACGCGTCGCCGCACGCGGGGACGCCCTGCTCGCACCGTCGATCACCCGCAGGCTGATCGACCGCTACGTCACCCAGCCGCCGCAGACCAGCGCCGTCGCCGGATCGAGAGAACTCACCGACCGCGAGCGTGAAGCGGTCGTGCTGGTCGCCCAGGGTCTGTCCAACGACCAGATCGCCGGCCGCATGACGATCAGCCCGCTCACCGCCAAAACCCACGTCAATCGCGCCATGACGAAGCTGCACGCCCGCGACCGCGCCCAACTCGTCGTTTTCGCCTACGAATCCGGCCTGGTGACCCCGCGCGGCTCCGGACCGCTCTGA
Above is a genomic segment from Nocardia sputorum containing:
- a CDS encoding dienelactone hydrolase family protein, which encodes MTAVHGMSVDVPTPDGVADAYVAYPDDGAAHPGVLVIQDGFGLRPSLRSLADRIAAHGYTVLLPNAYYRHGRAPVIELPDFIDPAERPEIFQQVFPMIRELTPELLRSDAGAYLDWLAASPQVTEGKVGLTGYCMGARLAVLIAAMFPGRVAAVAGFHGGPLVTDTPDSPHLTVGNITAELYFAHAGEDHHMTAEHIAQFDKALEAAGVRHRTEVYEGAQHGYTQADTSAHDPEAAERHYRELLALFDRNLHQ
- a CDS encoding glyceraldehyde-3-phosphate dehydrogenase, producing MIPIIGTLYRRKGVTILLHSRSLVNKSVISILRTHRFARQIEGEELSVDETLPFLQVLSELDLGPCKIDLGQLVMSYRADDRGLSIREFTAAVLADVTDGNKAQSPGPRDVVLYGFGRIGRLVTRLLIEKAGSGNGLNLRAVVVRRGGPDDLAKRASLLRRDSVHGHFNGTIKVDTGNDTITANGNVIKFIYSDDPTTIDYTAYGITDAILIDNTGKWRDREGLAQHLRPGIAKVVLTAPGKGDVPNIVHGVNHRGLDLSQRIFSCASCTTNAIVPPLKAMDDEYGIIRGHVETVHSFTNDQNLLDNYHKADRRGRSAPFNLVLTETGAASAVAKALPDLKAKITGNSIRVPTPDVSVAILNLQLERKTTKSDVLEYLRRVSLAGPLSRNLDYTAATDVVSSDFIGSRAASIIDANATIVEDDTAILYVWYDNEFGYSCQVVRTVQYISGIEYPTYPQVARLDDAADSRVLTGTDAR
- a CDS encoding DUF6223 family protein, coding for MSVHRPLSAAALLAAFALVSPATAHASAQPAAAAVTTLSAGRLAGSAAALIAVLGVVVGALAVARVGRFGTRASDAVIAAVAGLTGIVVGGFVVLTADGGLGTGNGLGGGVVAMTVGLVGMVLGGTALIRFRRPN
- a CDS encoding sensor histidine kinase; the protein is MSRERIADWAIAVGVAAILLSTGLSRQHSPTDLDPLGYASLVGGGLALAARRWAPVAVLVITGACALGYQAVGFDVPAVAYLFAVYAAVRAGHRMIAAGSAVILLAGLPLAALASLHDVDAAFAQARGALELAWLIAAGAAGEALRQAERRADEAERTREETARRRAGEERLHIARELHDSLTHQISVIKLQAEVAVHLAHKRGEPAPEALLAIREAGREAARELRATLRALRDDGETLGHGLDDVPDLVDRSRLTGLDATLTVEGQRPALPTAVDRTAYRIVQESLTNIARHAGAATASVRIGYRPDALVIQVDDDGKATPGAAAVPGVGLLGMHERVTALGGRLRASPRSAGGFTVHAELPVDRPS
- a CDS encoding response regulator codes for the protein MIRVLLVDDQPLIRSGFRALLDAEDDIEVVAEAADGREGVALAAQHLPDVALIDVRMPVADGIEATRRIAADPALAGVHVVILTNYGSDEHVFHALRAGAAGFLVKDIQPEDFLHAVRVAARGDALLAPSITRRLIDRYVTQPPQTSAVAGSRELTDREREAVVLVAQGLSNDQIAGRMTISPLTAKTHVNRAMTKLHARDRAQLVVFAYESGLVTPRGSGPL